The genome window CAGATCTGCTCCTGCTTCGATGTCTCGAAAGGCGATATCATTCAGGCCGTGGCGAAAGGTTGCCATACCGTTGCCGCTATCAAAGCGGAAACGCGTGCCGGTACCGGCTGCGGCGGCTGCATCCCACTGGTTACCCAGGTACTGAATGCCGAACTGAGCCGTCAGGGCATTGAAGTTAACAATCATCTGTGCGAACACTTCGCCTGGTCGCGTCAGGAGCTGTATCACCTGATTCGTGTGGAAGGCATTAAAACCTTCGATGAGCTGCTGAAAAAATATGGTAAAGGCTACGGCTGTGAGGTCTGTAAGCCCACCGTGGGCTCTCTGCTCGCCTCCTGCTGGAACGACTATGTGCTGCAACCCCAGCACGCGCCGCTGCAGGACAGTAACGATAACTTCCTCGGCAATATCCAGAAAGATGGTACCTATTCGGTGATCCCGCGCTCGCAGGGCGGCGAGATCACGCCTGAAGGGCTGATGGTGATTGGGCAGATTGCACGTCAGTATAACCTTTACACTAAAATCACCGGCTCACAGCGTATCGGCCTGTTTGGCGCGCAGAATGATGATTTGCCTGCGATCTGGCGTCAGCTGATTGACGCCGGATTCGAAACCGGCCACGCCTACGCGAAAGCGTTGCGTATGGCGAAAACCTGTATCGGCAGCACCTGGTGCCGCTATGGCGTTGGCGACAGCCTTGGCTTCGGGATTGAACTGGAAAACCGCTATAAAGGCATCCGTACCCCGCACAAAATGAAGTTCGGCGTCTCCGGCTGTACGCGTGAATGCGCCGAAGCCCAGGGCAAAGATGTCGGTATTATCGCTACCGATAAAGGCTGGAATCTCTATGTGTGCGGTAATGGTGGGATGAAACCGCGTCATGCCGATCTGCTGGCGGCCGATCTCGATAAAGAAACGCTGTTACGCTACCTCGACCGCTTTATGATGCTCTATATCCGCACCGCCGATAAACTGCAACGCACCTCAACCTGGCTGGAAAGTCTGGAAGGCGGCATCGGCTATGTACGCAGTATCGTTATTGATGACAAGTTAGGCCTGAATGAACAGCTGGAAAGCGATATGGCCCAGCTACGCAGCCGCGTTATTTGCGAATGGAAAGCCACGCTTGAACAGCCTGAAGCGCAGAACCGTTTCGCTCACTTTATCAATAGCCCGCAGCGTGATCCTTTGGTGCAGGTTGTTGAAGAACGTGGACAGCATCGTCCGGCGCGTCCTCACGAGCGTATCGCGATTAAACTGGTTGAAGAGGAGGAACAGGCATGAGCCGCTGGCAAACCGTCTGTAAATTAGAAGCGATCCTGCCTGCTACCGGCGTCTGCGCTCTGGTTGATGGCGAACAGGTTGCGATTTTCCGCCCGCGTGCGGACGAAGAACTGTACGCTATCAGCAATATCGATCCTTTCGCCAAAGCCAGCGTGCTGTCGCGTGGCATCATAGCTGAGCATCAACAGGATTTATGGGTCGCCAGCCCGCTGAAAAAACAGCGGTTCCGTCTGCGCGATGGTCTCTGCATGGAAGACGCCAGTCGTTCTGTACGCAGCTGGCCGGTGCGGGTGCGTGAAGGCCAGGTCGAAGTCGCCTGCGGCTAAAGCTTCGGCTCAGCGCAAGTCGTTAAAATAAGTTTGTTCCTGCCCGCGGCGCACCCTGTGCGCCGCATCACCTGCGAATCACGATAAAAACCGGCAAACCGGGAGAACACCATGGATTACCTACCGCTATTTTGTCAGCTGCGCGGCAGAACCTGTCTGCTGGTCGGCGCAGGCGATGTTGCCGCACGTAAAGCGCGGCTGCTACTGGATGCCGGCGCCCAGCTTCGGGTTTGCGCGCTCGATTTCAGTACGCCATTTTACGAGTGGCAGCAGGCTGGCGAAGTCACGCTGTTGCCCCAGCCTTTTTCCGCCGAGCTGCTGGATGAATGCTGGCTGGTTATCGCCGCAACCAGCGATGAACAGGTTAATCGGCTGGTGAGCGAGGCAGCAGAAGCGCGTCGTCTGTTTTGTAACGTTGTGGATGCCCCCGCGCAGGCCAGTGTGATTATGCCTTCAATTATCGATCGTTCTCCGCTAATGATTGCCGTTTCCTCTGGCGGGCGAGCGCCCGTGCTGGCCCGTCTGCTGCGGGAAAAGCTGGAAGCGTTGCTGCCACAGCATTTAGGCCGGTTGGCCGCGCTGGCGGGATCGCTGCGTCAGCGGGTTAAACAGCAGTATACAACCGGAGCTGAGCGCCGTCGCTTCTGGGAAAAGCTCTTTGTCAGCGATCGTCTGGCGCAATCGCTGGCAAATAATGATACAGAGCGGGCAGCTGCATTAACCGATGAACTCTTTAGTCAGCCGCTGGATAAGCGTGGCGAACTGGTGCTGGTGGGCGCCGGTCCGGGCGATGCTGGCCTGTTGACGCTGAAAGGGTTACAGCAAATCCAGCAGGCGGACATTGTGGTTTACGACCGACTGGTTTCCGATGATGTCCTGCAACTGGCGCGTCGCGATGCAGAGAAGATTTTTGTCGGTAAGCGCGCTGGTCATCACTGCGTGCCGCAGGAAGGGATCAATCAGATCCTGCTGGAGCAGGCGCGACGTGGTAAACGCGTAGTGCGGTTGAAAGGCGGCGATCCCTTTATCTTTGGGCGCGGCGGAGAAGAACTGGAGGCGTTAAAGGGCAGTAATATCCCCTTTTCCGTCGTGCCCGGAATTACCGCCGCCTCCGGCTGCTCCGCTTACAGCGGGATCCCATTAACCCATCGCGATTACGCTCACAGCGTGCGCTTTGTTACCGGCCACCGTAAGCAGGATTACCAGCCCGACTGGGCCAACCTGGCGGCAGAACAGCAAACGCTGGTGTTTTATATGGGGCTGGCACAGGCGGGTGAGATTCAGCGTCAGCTGCAGGCGCACGGCATGGCTGCATCAATGCCGGTCGCGCTGGTTGAAAACGGCACCAGCACGCGCCAACGTGTGGTAAGCGGTGAGCTGGCCCAGTTGGATACGCTGGCGACACAGGTGGTCAGCCCCAGCCTGATTATCGTTGGGCAGGTGGTTGCGCTACGCGATAGCCTGAACTGGTTCTCTTCATAGTCAAACATTCGTTCAGCTACGCTTTCTGATATGACATAAATTGTCAGCGG of Pantoea alhagi contains these proteins:
- the nirB gene encoding nitrite reductase large subunit NirB, encoding MSTVKLAIIGNGMVGHRFIEELIDKAEPGQFEITVFCEEPRVAYDRVHLSAYFSHHTADELSLVREGYYEKHGVRVLPGERAITLNRQEKVIHSSSGRAVQYDKLILATGSYPWIPPIQGSDGPDCFVYRTIEDLNAIEECARRSKSGAVIGGGLLGLEAAGALKNLGIETHVIEFAPVLMAEQLDVQGGGQLRQKIEQMGVRVHTSKNTKNIAHHASGKTLEFADGTSLDVDFIVFSTGIRAQDKLARQSELPVGPRGGVQINDCCQTADPDIYAIGECASWNGKIFGLVAPGYKMAQVASDHLLGRENQFSGADLSAKLKLLGVDVGGIGDAHGRTPGARSYVYLNEQSGVYKRLVVSPDNQYLLGAVLVGDTSDYGQLQQLVLNQITLPEHPDSLILPAHAGSEKPALGVESLPDSAQICSCFDVSKGDIIQAVAKGCHTVAAIKAETRAGTGCGGCIPLVTQVLNAELSRQGIEVNNHLCEHFAWSRQELYHLIRVEGIKTFDELLKKYGKGYGCEVCKPTVGSLLASCWNDYVLQPQHAPLQDSNDNFLGNIQKDGTYSVIPRSQGGEITPEGLMVIGQIARQYNLYTKITGSQRIGLFGAQNDDLPAIWRQLIDAGFETGHAYAKALRMAKTCIGSTWCRYGVGDSLGFGIELENRYKGIRTPHKMKFGVSGCTRECAEAQGKDVGIIATDKGWNLYVCGNGGMKPRHADLLAADLDKETLLRYLDRFMMLYIRTADKLQRTSTWLESLEGGIGYVRSIVIDDKLGLNEQLESDMAQLRSRVICEWKATLEQPEAQNRFAHFINSPQRDPLVQVVEERGQHRPARPHERIAIKLVEEEEQA
- the nirD gene encoding nitrite reductase small subunit NirD yields the protein MSRWQTVCKLEAILPATGVCALVDGEQVAIFRPRADEELYAISNIDPFAKASVLSRGIIAEHQQDLWVASPLKKQRFRLRDGLCMEDASRSVRSWPVRVREGQVEVACG
- the cysG gene encoding siroheme synthase CysG; translated protein: MDYLPLFCQLRGRTCLLVGAGDVAARKARLLLDAGAQLRVCALDFSTPFYEWQQAGEVTLLPQPFSAELLDECWLVIAATSDEQVNRLVSEAAEARRLFCNVVDAPAQASVIMPSIIDRSPLMIAVSSGGRAPVLARLLREKLEALLPQHLGRLAALAGSLRQRVKQQYTTGAERRRFWEKLFVSDRLAQSLANNDTERAAALTDELFSQPLDKRGELVLVGAGPGDAGLLTLKGLQQIQQADIVVYDRLVSDDVLQLARRDAEKIFVGKRAGHHCVPQEGINQILLEQARRGKRVVRLKGGDPFIFGRGGEELEALKGSNIPFSVVPGITAASGCSAYSGIPLTHRDYAHSVRFVTGHRKQDYQPDWANLAAEQQTLVFYMGLAQAGEIQRQLQAHGMAASMPVALVENGTSTRQRVVSGELAQLDTLATQVVSPSLIIVGQVVALRDSLNWFSS